A region of the Planktothrix serta PCC 8927 genome:
AGGTGACAATTGATACGGCAAAATCTGATAGTGAGTATTGAGCCATGCGTGTTGAAAGGTTGCTATAATCCTTCCCAGTTTGACGTTGAAGAATGCTCAGATGGTCTGTATCTAATAAATATTTCATAGCTCGTCTTCGCATTCAATTACAGACTCATCACCTTGACGAATTGCTCGTCCTAATACCAGTACCTCCTCAAAGGCTGGTTCATCTTTGAAAGACCCTGTAATTTGTTGTAGCCAATTTGTCGGTTGAGGATTTGCCACTTGTTTCTGCAATTCGGTAATTGCTGCTTCTACTGCTGCGATGCGTTCTTCTAAAGAGGTGTTGATTGCCATTTTAATTTCTCCTAATTTGACCATTCAATTTTCAAGAGACCAATCTGGATTGCCTTGTAACTGTAAAGATTGAGCGGTTTCAAGAAATGTTTTCGGGCGTTGTTCTTGAGGTAATATTGTTTCAACAATAACTTTTACCCTTGTACCTATATCCAGGTTTAAGGGAGATTCCAGTTGCAGGGATTTACCATCAAATATGGCATTAATTTCTTGAATCATAATAATTAAAATGCTCTCCAACCAGTTTTGTAATGATTTAGATTAATCCCATAATAGCATTTTTTAGAGAAGCATATCGCGGGTTTCGGGTAACACAACAACCCAATGCCGAAACCGGGTTTCTTGATCAAGTCTCGGTTAGGATGCAGAAACTAACGCAGAAACCCGATTTCTGGGTTAATTTTAAAGACAGGTAGCAAGAGCTTGTTGCAGGGGTTCTGATAACTCAATGGCCATGAAATAACGACTGGGGTATAGGTAGTCTTCTCCAGATTCATCAATGACGCGAATCATTTGATGATTGTTAGCTTTAGGATCGGGTAAAACTTGATAAATTTTGCGAATTTCTAAGGAAGCTGAATAATCTGTGTTATTGATGCAAACGACAAATTCCATATAGTTTACTCCAAAATATATTTGATCTTGAATTCTTTTTGACCGATTCCCTGGGCTTCATACCAGTGAATTTCTGCTTCACACATTGTCCCATCTTCGAGTTGAATAGTGGCGATACCTTTTAGCTTGCGCCAGCGTCCAGAGCCATAGTTTTTTTGCAATCGGTCGAGTTCTCGAATTGAGCGATTAACAGCAATGATTTCAATGTGATGAATTTCTCCTAAAATCTCAAATATAATTTTGGAGGGTTGGGATGTGCGAAACTGCCATCTCCGATGCTGTTGTCTCGTGATCTTTTAAGACTGAAAGCCGAGGAGTTGACAGACAACCTGTCTCGTGGTTAGATTGCAGGGCTGAATGTACAGAGCGATCGCGTGAATGTTGCGGTGGCGACTGTTACAATAGATTTTCTTTGGTATAAAACTATTACAAGTAAGATATGGCAGGAAAACAGATCCCCGATAGTGCTATCGAGCTAGTTGCTAAACACATCAATACCAGAAGTAATAAAGATCATGGTATTCCTGTGATTGGACATGAAGGGAATATACAAACGCCTCAAATCTTTGAAATTATTCAGTTTGACAAAATTGATGATAGCGATAGGAGGTTCTATGCGATAGATGGTAGCTACAACAGTGAGCAGTTTTATAATGGTCTAGCTATAGCAATTTATGCTGCTGGTTACATTTGCTTTCATCGAGGTAAGCAAATTAGGATGAATTCATCAGATGATCCTGTTGTATTAGGACAGGCATATTATCCCCAAAACATTTTAATCACCAATGAAAATCACTTAAATGCTATTTATGATGAATTTCTAAATTTAGATCCAGTAAAATATTTATTAAACTTTCTCAACGACTCACCAGAAAACATTTTTCCATACAAAAAAGAACAAATTTGTAAGAATTTATCAACTCTGCTGGGATTTTGTCAGGAAGTCCTAGAGATTGCACTGATTTTAGAGGTAATTAATCGCCCAGAAACAAAAGCTGGTGATTTTATTTTAAGAGATGGTACATTACGTCCTCTCCAAATAAAGCCGCAATACTTAGTAAACTTGGGAGAGTATGCTCATAAAAAACAGATAAAGATAGTCTCTGTGACTAAACAATCTCCACTTAAAATGGAACTGGCTTATACATTCAGACAAATTGATCATTATCTGCAAGATCAGCTTAAGCATGAGTATCCTTTTGTAGAAACAGACTTAAAACGCCAAAAACTCTGCTGCTGGTTTGAAATTCCAGATGTTGTTCTTAAAGCAGCATATGGTGATATGTTTATTAAAAAATCAATTAGTGGAGGAAGAGGATTTGGGCTATTTATGGCAGCTAGATTAGATTATGTAGAAAAGCTCCAAAACTATGACTGGCTTATAGCTGATGTGAATATTTTTGATGCCATGCCACAAATCCGAGCAGGCTCGTATGAAAGAGATAGGGAAGAACTTGAGTTAATATTTAAGGAGCTAACTCGGCTTACACAAGAACACTATATTCTTGGCTATCCCTACCCATTATGTGAAGTACATAATTTCATATCCTTGAAAAGAAATTTTAAAGATGAGATAATTGCTCGCCTTAAATACTCTCTTTATAAGGATCAAAGAATGGATAACGTCGATATTGAAAATTTATTTTTAGACACACACGACAGATTTTAGGCGCGAACACTATGAGAAAAGCAGATTTTGGCGTTTTATATGGGCAGAAAACCACTGAAGATGCCCTATTGATATACTCCTCCTATGAGGATGCTAAAGCTAGTCCACAAACTGGTGACTTTATTGTTCTGACGCCCAAAGATGAAGGAAATACCAAGTATCTTGCTAGGGTCGAAGCAGAAATTTATGATGAAGATCCTATCTTTAAGTCGCAGGAAAAAACATTAGTAGCAGTACATTATGCTCGAATTGCAGAAAGAGAACTTTCTGAGCGAGACAAACAGAAAATGTTCAGTTACACCTACAAAGTTCGGATTTTAGGAACATTTACAGATAGCGGCTCTACCATTGCTTTCACAACGGCTGTTAGGAAATTGCCCACAGTTTCTTATATTGCAAGACATCTAAACAAACGCGAAATAGAGTCAATTCTCAATAAAACCAATGAAAATGGTGCTGAAATTGGATATCTTTGTGTAGGAGAAACTATTTTTAAGGACAAGGGGCCTATTCTTTTCCAAATTGATAAATTGCGTAACAAACGCACGATGGTATTTGCTCAATCAGGTTTTGGAAAAACTAATCTTGTTAAGGTACTGCTTTACCATATGACTCGTGATAATTCCTATGGAAAGTTGATTTTTGATTTGAACGGCGAGTATTTTTTGCGTGGCACAGCTACCTATGGATTAGGAGATATCAATGAAAGTTCAATCCGCGATAATGTTGTCGTGTATACCGACAAAAAGTTACCAGAAACTTATAAAGAACAGAATCGATTTATTTCCGGTGGCAAAGTTACGCTCAATATGCACAGGCACTTAGCAGTAGGGGATATATTGAATTTTGGTGGTGGTTTTTCTGAAGTAATGAAAGCCTTTCTTCTATACCTTGATGAAGATGGTGTATCTAACTTTATTGAAAATATTGATGACTATGTTCACACTCCAAGCAATCTTTATCGAGACTTTTCTGATTTCTTTGGTGAGCAAAAAAAAGATAGAAATGGCAACATTAAAGAAGATGTTTCTGCCCGAAAAACAATTATGGCGATACGAAAAAGGATTCGTCATTTAATTGATGAAGGTAATTTACATTCTGGTAAATCTAATCTTATAGAAGATGTATTCACATATTTAAAGCAAGGAAAGACTGTCATCATTGACCTATCGCTAAAAGATAACATGGATGCCAGTATTATTTCTACTATTCTGGTTCGCAAATTGTTTGAAAGTAACAAAGAAAAATTTACATCAGATGAACCAGAAGAAGTTGTCAATGCCGTTATATTTGTAGAAGAAGCCCAAAATGTTTTATCTCAGGAATTTGTTAAGAGTAATGCCAATCCATTTGTTAGAGTTGCCAAAGAAGGACGCAAATTTGGGTTGGGATTAGTCGCTGTAACACAACGTCCATCTGCTATCTCTGATGAAATTAGAACCCAAGCCGAAAATTTCTTTGCTTTTCATATGGGAAATTCTGACGATATTAAGGCACTGGTAAAGTCTAATATCAATTATGATGGGGTGATATCAAACTTTATTCAGCGTGAGACAATTGCGGGTAATCTCTATATGGTTTCATCTGATCAAGCTTTCGCCCTTCCTGTACGAGTAACGGAATTTGAAAAGCTCGTAGAATCAAAAGTTTATAAAGAATCTAAATTTAATTAATGGAAAATAATGATTTTTGTACAATTGATCAGAAACTCCTGATTAAAGAACAGATTATCCAAAACCTAGAAGATTATGGAGTTTTTTGGGATCGAGACAATCAAAAAATCATTGTAAATGACCCCAATGATTTTAGAGAAGTCCAAAGAAAACTCTCTGAACAAACCAACTTAAAGGGTAAAGAATATAAAGAAAAAGTTCAGAAGTATTTAGCAGAACCTTCAGATATTAATATATCTAAAATAGATCCATATCTTGTTCTTGTTGAACCCATAGCAGAACATCAAAGATTATGGGCGTATGCTATATCTCACTGGTCGATACCCGTTACAAATGGTTATGGTCGGCGGATTAGATATTTTGTTTTTGATAGCCAAAATCATAAATTGATCGGGATTATTGGACTTTGTGACCCTGTAATTGGTCTAGGAGTACGAGATGAAAATTCTATTAATTGGACAAAAAATCAGAAATTGAAACGACTTTATAATTGCATGACAGCCTATATTTTAGGAGCTATTCCTCCATACAATCGAGTGCTTGCCTCAAAATTAGTTGCTCTTGCTGTAATGTTTCCAACAGTTCGTCAAGACTTTTATAGAAAATATAAGAATAAATCTTCTCTTATTACAGGAGAAAACAAAAAATCTGATCTTATTTATATTGATACTTTAGGAGCCTTTGGGAAATCAGCAATCTATAATCGTTTGATTAACTGGGAATTTGTTGATTATACTAAAGGTCAAAGTCATCTTCATATAACAGCAAATGGAAGTTGGGAACTAATTAAGCAAGTTGTACCACCAGATATTTTTGAAACATACAAATTTGGAAAGGGGCCAAATTGGAAAATGCGTATATTAAAAAGGGGACTAAGAGAACTTGGGTTATCAACAGATATGTTAAGCATTGGTTGGCAGAGAGCATACTATCGTTGTCCATTAGCAGAAAACTGGAATGAATATTTATTAGGAGAGACAGATTCTGTTGTCTGGCGAAAATTTACACAAAAAGACTTAGTAACTTATTGGCATCAAAGATGGGTTAATCCCAGAATGGATGTACTACAAGGTAAACTAGATGAGGAGTAACCCTAATCTTTATAGTGTACCGCACCCCTTCACACCAAAACCTTATATGTGGGATCAGCCAGAATTCGCTCATCAAACTCCATATTTTCCCATTAAAGATAGGAGAAATGACGCAATCGCGCAGCCTCGTGTAGCACATATCGCCTCACGTCATCGAGGGATCTTCGCCAGAATCCATATCCTCAAATCCTAACCAGAAAAGCAAAGCCTCTTCGACTTGTGCTAACTGCTCTGAGTTTAATTCGCCCAGTTTCCTTAGTAGCTTCGCGTGAGGAATTGTGATGATATTCTGAACATCGAACACTCCGGGCTTCAGGAATCTGGCTTTGACATCTACCTCAAAGCGTGAACCTCTTGGGCTTGTAGTATGAGGTATTAGAGTCGCTAACGCTCGATCCTGGTTGAGAGCCCGGATACTAACCACTAAGCATGGTCTAACTTTTGCCACATAGCCCAGATCGACAAGCCAAACTTCGCCACGATCAGGACTATTCATAATCAATTTCTTGTTGATCTAATGCTAAGAATAATTCTTCAGCATTTAAGATAAAGTCTTCATCTGTCAATGGTGGAAAGTCAAAATGGACGAGCCGCCTCAAGATTTCTAGCCCAATCTCAAGTTGCTCTGCGTCAGCCAACCTATCAAAAGTATTAAGAATCTCTTGAGCTAAGGCCGTCATAGTTTTTCACTCCTCTAATGAGTAAAGCATTGTGACTAAACTCCTTGATTAATTTTACTGCAAACCCCAAAGGATCGTGCCTTTGCCGTGGGCTTCATACCAGTGAATTTCTGCTTCACATCCATACGAGCAAAAGAATCACGCTGCATTCACGCCAGGGAGTGTTAAAGATGATCTTGATCAACTATCAACGGTCAACGGCTAACCCATGATATCATTGTGCAAAACTTGAAATGGCTATGAATTCTTCTATTGTGATGTTTTCTGGATTAAAAAAAGCACTGCTGACCAACCTCCCACGACATCGGCGTTGGTTATCCGTAGTGGCGACAGTAAGTTTGTTTCCGTTGTTTGTCTCCGTTGCTCCGGCATCGGCTTTTCCGTCCTTCGTATTAATTCGGCGACAGGACTATAGAAACTGTACTCAACAGTTAACTGAAGCCGGACTGTCTATTGAATTAGCAACTCAAGGCTGTGGAATGGCTGCTAGACCTAGAAATATGGGGTATTGTGTCACCCAAATGCAAAAAAATGTGGCTGCTTTACCCGTAGAACAAATATTAGGAAGTTGTCTCCAGGTCAGACGCCCCGATGAATTAGCAAATTGTGTGGTCAATATTAACAGAAATGTTACTGCATCTGATCCCTTGAATGTTCTCGATAGTTGTCGTCGGAGTGTATTACCCGAAAACTTATCTTATTGTGTTGTTGGCATGGTTGAAGCTAATACTAATCTAGCTGTTGATCAATTATTGAGAACCTGTTTAACTCCTCCTGAAAATGTTGTGGAGTTACAAAAGGAAGATTCCATTGAGTTGAAATTAGATACACCTGCTCAATAATATAGCAGGGAATAGGGAACAGGGAACAGGGAACAGGGAACAGATTATTTCTCTATTCTCTATTCCCATTTTTCCAATTTTAAGGATTAGAACAGAATAATATCATCTGAATTCAATGTTGTTACTCCTGTAACTCCCTCTAATTTAGCTAGAATTTGAGAATCATTTCCTGATGTATTATCGCCATTAGCATCATAAATTAAATAAGTATTCTGGCCATTATCAAAAGCAAATAGACTGGGATTATTTCCAGGTAAGACATTCGTTGAAACATTCGTTTGTACAGTCGTCAGGATATTAGCAACATCCGCAATTAAACTCGTCGATATGCTAATTTGATCTCCTCCAATCTGACCCAAAACTTCAAAATTGTTAATAGAATCATATAAACCACTGCCAATTTGAGAACTAATTGCAGTTCCCACCGCATTAAACCCGATACCTCCTCCATCAAGTGCATCACTATAAATAAACAGGTCTGTTTCTCCTAAACTACCCGTCAAACTATCGCGTCCTAAACCCCCAAACAGGTTATCTTGTCCCGCACCTCCATCGAGAGTGTCGTTTCCGCTTCCTCCCGATAAACTGTCATTACCCTCATTTCCCCGCAGGGTGTCATTCCCCTCCAGACCCACCAGGGTATCATTTCCTACCAGACCATTAAGGTTATCGCTGAGACTGCCTCCGGTCACGGAGTTAGGGTTATTATCAGCAACGGGTAACAGGTTAATCGTAATATTAGCAGTGGCTGTTCCTCCTTTACCGTCACTGATGATGTAGTTGAAACTATCCACTGGCTCAGTTCCGGGGAGACGAGTATACTGAACAAGCGACCCACTTTGAGTCACTAACCCTTGTGCTGTGGAAAGATTATCTACTGAGGTCAACGTCAGAACATCTCCATCCAAGTCACTATCGTTATCTAGGGGAGAAATCGAGAATTGGATGCTATTGTTAGTAAAAATTGGGCCGTCATTCACAGCAACAGGTAGATCATTAACCGCCGTAATATTCACCGTAACGGTTTGACTAACCGTAGGATTTTCACTATCACTGACACTATATAAAAATACTCCGGCTGCACCATTAATATTAGGTTGGGGGACAAATTCTAACTGACTAATTTCCGCACTGGTTAAGGTTTGACCAATAATAATGGAGTTGGTTTGACCTGTAATACGGATGATTCCTTTACTGCTATCAGGAATATTATTAACGGTAATAATTAACGGGTCATTATTGGGATCAACTGGGGATGAAATTCCTAAATTTGTAATCACATCTTCAGTAATATTAACGGTCGTATTCCCTTGAACTACTGGAGGAAGATTTAAGCCAGCAATTCCAGCAAAGTCATTAACATCAAGGGTTGTCACGCCATTAACGTTGTCTAATTTTGCTAAAATTCGAGAATCATTCCCCGTTGTATTATCACCATTGCCATCATAAATCAGGTAAGTGCTAGTGCCATCATTAAAGGCAAATAGACCGGGGCTTGTTCCCGGAATTACATCTCCAGTAATATTGGTTTGTACCGTTGTGGCAATGTTAGCAAAAGATTGAATTACCGTTGTAGCAAAATTAATTTTATCGCCGATCGCAGCGCCTAATCCTTCAAAATCCGTAATGGTATCATATAAATTACCTCCAATTAAGGATTTTATCTCGGTATTAGAACTCGCATTAAAACCCGATCCGCCTCCGTCATCAGCACTGGTATAACGGAATTGGTCGCTTCCTGCATTTCCCGTCATGGTATCCGGTGTTAAATCGCCTTGGAGCGTATCCTCTCCAATTCCTCCCTGTAACAGATCTGTTCCGCTTCCACCGGATAAACTGTCGTTACCATCATTTCCTCGCAGGCTGTCATTCCCGCCCAAACCTATCAGGGTATCATTTCCTCCCAAACCATTGAGATTATCGCCAAAATTGCCTCCGGTTACGGAGTTAGGGTTATTATCAGCAACAGGTAACAATTCAATATTAATCTGACCCGTGGCCGTTCCTCCTTGACCATCACTGATACTGTAGTTGAAACTATCAACTCCGGTATTATTTCCCAGACGGGTGTACTGAACGAGCGACCCACTTTGAGTGACTAACCCTTGCGCTACGGGAGGATTATCCACTGAAGTCAATGTTAGAACATCTCCATCGGGGTCAGTATCATTGGCTAAGGGAGAAATCGGGAATTGGATGCTATTGTTGGTGAAAATTGGGCCATCGGTAACGGCAACGGGAGGCTGATTTAAAGCACTTACTGTAATTGTACTAGCCGCCGTATTACTATTATCCGTTCCATCATTCACTTGAACCTGTACCGTCCGGGTTGTGGTGTTCGGAGGATTAGCTGTATTATTATAAACAACTTGTCCAATAGCGGTTTGATAAGCGGCTAGTGAGGCATTCCCCGTTAAGGTTAAAATTCCGGTGGTGCTGTTATAACTACTGGCGGTAATACCCATTGGTAACACACCATTGACCGCTAAACTTTCCGCACTGCCATTGAGTGCATTTGTTAAAGTAACTGTGGCTGACTCGATGGTGGTATTGTCTGCATCCGTAATCAGAATATTAGTTCCAGTGGCGATCGCAACAGCAGGTTGTCCTTGCTCAAAGGACGCCTCGGTATTATTTCCGGCTTGAGTACCATCTAGGTCTAAGGTTGGGGGTTGATTCGGCTGATTAATACTAATCGTACTAGAAGTTGTTTGGGGGCCACCACTACCTGTATTACCATTATCCGTTGTTACTATTTGGATCGTCGCCGAGGTATCAAAGGATGAAGGAGGCGCGAAGGTTAAACCATCAAGAGCCGTATTAATATTTTCAAGACGACCTACCAAAGTAACTAGCGTTGTTCCATCCCCAGAAATTTCCACATTATCCTGTATTGTCCCCAAAGTTAATGTTCCGGTACTAGCTGTTAAGTTAACTTGAACAGGATTACCATCAACATCGGGGTCACTAATCAAAATTTGATTATTATCCGCTTGACTAAATACTATCGGTTGGCTACCATTAGCTGTTTGTGACTCTGGAACTGTATTTACGGGAGGATCATTGACCGCATCAACGGTAATCGTACTAATTGCAATATTGCTATCACTATTATTATCCGCAACAACTACATCAATAACTCGATTTTCCGTATTCGGATTTTGAGAAATATTACTATAAACAACTTGAGAAAGTGCGGCTTCATAACTAGAAATTGGGGCTGTTCCTGTTAGAAGAATAATTCCCGTTTCGGGATCATAAGTTCCAGCAGTAATCCCTGACGGTAAAGTTCCTTGTATCGATAAACCTTCTACTTCACCATCGGGAATATTGGTTAAAGTAATCGTTGCTGAAGTCAGATCCGTATCATCCGCATCAATAATACTAACACTTCCAGTAATCGCTACAGGAGTTGTACCTTCGATAAAAACAGTAGTATAATTCCTGCCCAGTTGAGAACTACTGAGATCTAAAATCGGACGCTCATTCACTGACACTACATCAACTGTAACTGTTGCTGTTCCCGTTGCGCCATTATCATCTCGGATTTGATATTCAAACGTATCAAAACCGGAAAAGTTTTCATCAGGAGTATAAGAAATAACTCCAATATTTTGATTTAAACTGGTTCTTCCATTTGGAGGTTGAGTAATACCTGTCACCGAAAGCAGTCCAACCCCTGTATCATTGCTGGTGATTGTACTGGAAGGAATCTCTAACAAACTATTCTGGAAACCCGATACCGTATCATTTTCAGCCTGTAAAATTGCGGGAGTTGGAGGCTCCACAGGAGGTGGAGTCGGTTGAGATGGAGTGGGTGTTGGTGGGGTTGTGGGTGAGGTTGTCGGTGTTGGGNTGGTGGCGTTGTTGGCGGAAGAGGAGCAGTGGGGTCAAGAACAAAGTTAGATTCACTTAAAATACTGGCATTAACTCCCTGTAAGATGGCTAAAAATTCACCTGTATTTTTATCTTTAATAATCGTATTACTAGCATTGGAAGCTTGACCTTGGGAGATTTCGAGATCTTGGAATGTGAGTCCTCCAGATAGCCCAAGCTGATCATTGGTAGTAAAATCCGTAACAATATCCGCTAATTCAACGCTTGTTCCCCCTGTAGTTCCTGTAATAAAACTACCCCCATTGGGAGCTTGAGTAATCACATAACCGAAAACAAAAATATCATCCCCTGCACCTCCTGTCAGGGTGTCTACTCCGGCTTCTCCGGCTAATAAATCATTCCCGTCATCACCGGATAAGAAATCTCGACCTTTACCGCCATTAAGAATATCTTCCCCCGCACCTCCATACAAATTATCCGCCCCAATATCCCCATTCAGAACATCATCTCCCGCATTCCCAAACAGTTGATCATTATCATCTCCTCCAGAAACAGTATCATTCCCTAAATCGCCATAGAGAACATCAACTCCCTGACCCCCGACTAAACTATCATCATCTCCGCCGCCAAAAAGTTGATCATTTCCAACGTCTCCACTCAGGAAGTCCTGACCGGAATTTCCAAATAAAACATCATCTCCGTCTCCGCCGATGACGCTATCGTTACCCAGTTCACCGGATACGGTATCATTGCCTTTATCTCCGTAGAGCAGGTCATCTTCCCCCCCGCCTCGAAGACTATCATTACCTTGGCCACCATACAGACTATCAGCCCCGACTCCACCATTTAAGGTATCATTATCTTTATCTCCAAAAGCCAGATCATTCCCTGAATCACCGAAGATCAAATCATCCCCTTGACCTCCCCGCAGACAATCATCATCGGTGCCTCCTACAATGGCATCATTCCCTTCATTGCCATTAATTTGATCTAATCCAGCATCTCCTTGTAGGAGATCATTGCCTCCCAAACCAAAGATACTATCATTTCCCTCTAACCCAGAAATTGTATCATTTTGATTACTTCCTAGAATCGTATCATCGGCTTCTGTCCCTGACCCCGCCCCTTGAATTACGATGGGTTGGGGTTCAGTTTCGCCGGGAGTCGGTGTCGGTGTGGGAGTTGGTGTGGTTGTGGGAGTTGGTGTAGTTGTGGGAGTTGGTGTGTCTGTAGGAGTCGGAGTCGTGGGAGTTGGTGCAGTTGTAGTGGTGGGAGTGGGAGTTGGGGTTTCCGTCGTAAATCCATCGGGAATAAAAATCACACTTCCGGCTGGCCCCGATTGAATTTCTCCTGTTGTTAGACCATCTAGGCTTTGAAATTGACCCGTTTCTGTTTCGGCTAAATAGATGGGTGTATTGGTTTCAATTGATATGGCTTCTAAAATAGGTTCATCCGGTACAAAGATCACTCCTCCAGTAGCACCAGGTAAAGTTGTTCCGAGTCCATTAGAAAGGGGGAGTAAAGCTTGAACGTCTGCGGGAAATGTTTCAAATTTGTCATCAAAAGTTCTGGGAAAAATTAAAATTGTATCTCCAGTATTATACAGACCATTACTAGGAGAAATTCTTAAGGCTAAAGTCGCAGGGGTTGTATTGATAATAGAACTTGTCATAAGGGGAATGTTAACTGTTGACTGTTGACTGTTGACTGTTGACTGTTGACTCTTCACCCGAAACCCGAAACCCGAAACCCGAAACCTGCTTAGATAATTACAAAATCACTAGGCCCAATTAAGGTACTAATGTTGCTTGTTTGTGGGTCGATAGAAGGTAAAATCCCTAAATCAAAAGCAGGGAGACTATCATCACTTAAATTTGGATCATAGCCCATAACATAAGCACCCGGAAACCCGGCATAAGATAAGTTATTGCGATAGACAAAGAAAGCGGCTGTATCACTGGAGCCTTTTTGATTT
Encoded here:
- a CDS encoding calcium-binding protein, whose translation is MTSSIINTTPATLALRISPSNGLYNTGDTILIFPRTFDDKFETFPADVQALLPLSNGLGTTLPGATGGVIFVPDEPILEAISIETNTPIYLAETETGQFQSLDGLTTGEIQSGPAGSVIFIPDGFTTETPTPTPTTTTAPTPTTPTPTDTPTPTTTPTPTTTPTPTPTPTPGETEPQPIVIQGAGSGTEADDTILGSNQNDTISGLEGNDSIFGLGGNDLLQGDAGLDQINGNEGNDAIVGGTDDDCLRGGQGDDLIFGDSGNDLAFGDKDNDTLNGGVGADSLYGGQGNDSLRGGGEDDLLYGDKGNDTVSGELGNDSVIGGDGDDVLFGNSGQDFLSGDVGNDQLFGGGDDDSLVGGQGVDVLYGDLGNDTVSGGDDNDQLFGNAGDDVLNGDIGADNLYGGAGEDILNGGKGRDFLSGDDGNDLLAGEAGVDTLTGGAGDDIFVFGYVITQAPNGGSFITGTTGGTSVELADIVTDFTTNDQLGLSGGLTFQDLEISQGQASNASNTIIKDKNTGEFLAILQGVNASILSESNFVLDPTAPLPPTTPPXQHRQPHPQPHQHPLHLNRLHLLWSLQLPQFYRLKMIRYRVSRIVC